The Fusarium graminearum PH-1 chromosome 2, whole genome shotgun sequence genome includes a region encoding these proteins:
- a CDS encoding cutinase-1 precursor: MKFSAILSFLAASSAALPTSNSFVALEGRQAGSITRNDLSSGASSACPPVIFIYARGSTELGNLGTLGPRVASALESYYGRDKVWIQGVGGAYDATIGDNLLPRGTSAAAIREMIALFNLANSKCPSAKVVAGGYSQGAALAAASIEDLSTSVRDKVVGTVLFGYTKNLQNLGRIPNYPRERTKVFCNIGDLVCTGSLIVAAPHLAYQSDASGPAPEFLIQRVAASN; this comes from the exons ATGAAGTTCTCCGCCATTCTCTCATTCCTTGCTGCTTCGTCGGCTGCCCTACCCACTTCCAACTCTTTCGTTGCCCTTGAAGGTCGTCAAGCTGGAAGCATCACTCGCAATGATCTTTCCAgcggagcttcttctgcctgTCCTCCTGTGATCTTCATCTATGCTCGCGGTTCAACGGAACTTGGAAACTTG GGCACACTTGGTCCCAGAGTTGCCTCTGCTCTCGAGAGTTACTATGGCAGAGACAAGGTCTGGATTCAGGGT GTCGGTGGAGCTTATGATGCTACCATCGGAGATAACCTTCTCCCTCGAGGAACATCCGCAGCTGCCATCAGGGAGATGATTGCTCTTTTCAACCTGGCCAACAGCAAGTGTCCTTCCGCAAAGGTTGTCGCCGGAGGATATAGTCAAGGCGCCGCTCTGGCTGCAGCCAGTATCGAGGATCTCTCTACCAGTGTCCGTGACAAGGTCGTCGGTACTGTCTTGTTTGGTTACACCAAGAACTTGCAGAATCTTGGCCGCATCCCCAACTACCCACGTGAGCGAACCAAAGTTTTCTGCAACATTGGCGATTTGGTCTGCACTGGTTCTCTAATTGTTGCTGCTCCCCATCTTGCTTATCAGTCTGATGCTTCTGGACCGGCTCCTGAGTTCCTCATCCAACGCGTCGCTGCCTCTAACTAA
- a CDS encoding molybdenum cofactor biosynthesis protein 1 A: MQSTLRLLHARGGCTTFVQVSVPLSPATEILMTPEIVMLSSVFVNQGVTKIRLAGGEPTIRPDILPLMQQLGDLRGLRELCINTNGIALHRKLEAMAEHGLTGINLSLDKLDPWQFQIMTRRKGFDAVMRSINRVYELNKHGAGTRLKMNCVVMRGINDKEILPFVEMTREHDIEVRFIEYMPFDGNKWNQGNMFTYGEMLSVICEKHPMLHKLVDPKNNTSKKWNIPGYLGQIGFITSMTHNFCGSCNRLRITNEGNLKVCLFGNAEVSLRDNLRESNAGQPIDESAYETLKASILEGDNQALAESMASTESKLLETIGRAVKRKKEKHAGLSELEHMPNRPTILIGG, from the exons ATGCAATCTACGCTGCGTTTATTGCATGCCCGAGGAGGGTGTACCACTTTTGTACAGGTCTC GGTACCACTTTCGCCTGCCACAGAGATCCTGATGACTCCAGAGATAGTTATGCTTTCATCTGTGTTCGTTAACCAAGGGGTTACAAAGATCCGCCTCGCCGGAGGCGAGCCTACAATCAGGCCTGATATATTGCCTCTTATGCAGCAGCTAGGAGACCTCCGTGGCTTACGGGAGCTTTGCATAAACACGAATGGAATAGCTTTGCACCGAAAGCtcgaagccatggctgagcaCGGATTGACCGGGATCAATCTCAGTCTTGATAAATTGGACCCCTGGCAATTTCAGATCATGACCCGCCGGAAAGGATTCGATGCGGTTATGCGCAGTATCAACCGAGTCTatgagctcaacaagcaTGGTGCCGGTACTCGCCTCAAGATGAACTGTGTCGTAATGCGTGGCATTAATGATAAAGAGATCTTGCCTTTCGTCGAGATGACTCGAGAGCACGATATCGAGGTCAGGTTTATCGAGTATATGCCTTTCGACGGCAACAAATGGAACCAAGGCAACATGTTTACTTATGGCGAGATGCTTAGTGTTATTTGTGAAAAGCATCCAATGCTACATAAACTAGTAGACCCTAAGAACAATACAAGCAAGAAATGGAACATACCTGGATACCTAGGACAGATTGGATTTATTACTAGTATGACGCATAACTTCTGTGGCAGTTGCAACCGTCTCAGAATAACGAATGAGGGGAACCTGAAGGTATGTCTTTTTGGAAATGCTGAGGTCTCCTTGCGGGACAACTTGAGAGAATCGAATGCTGGACAACCGATCGATGAATCTGCCTACGAAACGCTAAAGGCAAGCATTCTTGAAGGAGACAACCAAGCGTTAGCTGaatcaatggcatcaacgGAGTCGAAACTTCTAGAGACCATTGGCCGGGCTGTAAAAcgcaagaaggagaagcatGCTGGTCTTAGTGAGCTAGAGCATATGCCAAATCGACCTACGATTTTAATAGGTGGGTAA
- a CDS encoding catalase, with protein sequence MTSSAKLGENPISTLANGQPTENPGSTQQIRYGQSNGGLVVLSDTQTIEILAHFARERIPERSVHAKAAGATGEFEVLEDLSDITDANFLSEKGKKTPMLMRISTVGGEKGSADTVRDVRGWSTKLYTEEGIQDFVFNDLPVFFIREPIKFPSMNRSHKRHPRTNVPDNAMFWDYHVNNPEGIHALMHLFGQRGIPASLRHISGFGVHTYTLNKADGSYVYVKWHYKPEGGIETMDSETAARLAGTDPDYHVKDLFNAIEKGDYPSWIVYIQVMRPEEVMAAPIDIFDCTYTWPHEKYPLRRVGQMTLKKNPDNYFQDIEQACFSPSNMVPGIGPSADPVLQARMFSYPDAHRYRVGPNYFQLPPNRPRNQVYAPCVRDGPGTMNGNYGGDPDYVFSQLRPVSVSKRVQVPTHEHFDGKVTSVVTEFTDKDYVQARELWKIICGEDKGKRQFFNNIAPTIKDLPVKLQGKVLGRFILEYMAVTPTNKAERVVGLVLTGYRLPFWSGSRNQDNSYSSYELVLNWKYIYRWLLL encoded by the exons ATGACTTCA TCTGCCAAACTCGGGGAGAACCCGATAAGCACTCTTGCCAATG GACAACCAACGGAGAATCCTGGTAGTACACAGCAGATTCGATATGGCCAAAGTAACGGTGGTCTAGTCGTGCTCAGTGACACCCAGACGATTGAGATACTAGCTCACTTTGCACGCGAACGGATTCCGGAGAG GAGCGTGCATGCCAAGGCCGCCGGTGCAACTGGTGAATTCGAGGTCCTCGAGGACCTTTCTGACATCACTGACGCCAATTTCTTGTCAGAAAAGGGGAAGAAGACACCTATGCTCATGCGCATCTCGACTGTTGGCGGCGAAAAAGGCTCGGCAGACACAGTTCGCGATGTCAGAGGCTGGTCAACGAAGCTGTATACTGAAGAGGGCATCCAGGATTTCGTATTTAACGACTTGCCAGTATTCTTCATCCGCGAGCCCATAAAGTTCCCGTCGATGAACAGGAGTCACAAACGGCATCCAAGAACTAATGTCCCTGATAATGCCATGTTCTGGGACTATCACGTTAATAACCCGGAAGGCATCCATGCCCTCATGCACTTGTTTGGGCAGCGAGGTATACCTGCTTCACTGCGGCACATCAGTGGCTTTGGAGTTCATACATACACGCTGAATAAAGCG GATGGGAGCTACGTCTACGTCAAGTGGCATTACAAGCCAGAAGGCGGCATCGAGACGATGGATTCGGAGACAGCAGCACGACTTGCAGGCACTGACCCTGATTACCACGTAAAAGACCTCTTCAACGCTATTGAGAAAGGCGACTATCCATCGTGGATTGTTTATATCCAAGTCATGCGTCCGGAGGAAGTTATGGCCGCACCCATCGACATATTTGACTGTACATACACCTGGCCCCATGAGAAGTACCCTCTGAGACGAGTGGGACAAATGACGTTGAAAAAGAAT CCCGATAATTATTTTCAAGACATTGAACAAGCCTGCTTCTCTCCCTCCAACATGGTCCCTGGCATCGGCCCTTCAGCGGACCCAGTCCTCCAAGCACGCATGTTCAGTTACCCCGACGCCCACCGCTACCGGGTTGGGCCCAACTATTTTCAACTCCCCCCCAATCGACCCCGCAACCAAGTCTACGCACCCTGCGTTCGTGATGGCCCCGGCACAATGAACGGAAACTACGGCGGTGATCCGGATTACGTCTTCTCGCAGCTAAGACCCGTTAGTGTAAGTAAGCGGGTGCAAGTCCCCACACATGAGCACTTTGACGGAAAGGTCACATCTGTGGTTACAGAGTTCACAGATAAGGACTACGTACAGGCTAGGGAGCTGTGGAAGATCATTTGCGGGGAGGACAAGGGGAAACGACAGTTTTTTAACAACATTGCGCCGACTATCAAGGATCTGCCGGTGAAGTTACAGGGTAAGGTGTTAGGTAGGTTTATCCTGGAATACATGGCTGTGACACCTACCAATAAGGCAGAGAGAGTTGTTGGATTAGTGCTGACAGGTTACAGATTACCTTTCTGGAGTGGATCCCGAAATCAAGACAATTCTTACAGCTCATATGAATTAGTTTTGAATTGGAAGTACATATACCGGTGGTTGTTATTGTAG